TACTCTCCTGAAGAAACCTTTGGTTTTTTTCAATTCCTCTCTTTTTACACCAAACAACAGCACTGAACGCATCGTAAAAATCATAAAATGGCAGCACTGTGTCCAGAGCCAACATGGGTCGAATCGTCTGATATCCTTCTATGTAGGGTACCTTAGTTCTCGGATTGACTTCCCAAATGTATCGATTGACTTTTGTAAAATCTATTTCAGAGGATCCACCACGGGCACTTTCAAAATCAATAATGCCTGTAACCTTGTTACCATTCACCAAAATGTTACCTGGCCTAAAATCCATATGGACAATGCATGGCCCATCGGGATTTGGTAGAGCAAAGAAAACTCCGTCAAAATGATGGATACATCTTTCATACAGTTCTGGATCGAGGATCTCTTTGCACGGCTCTCTCCACTTTTCAAAATTACTTTTGATATGTAGTCTCCAGTTACTTTGGTCAAATAACTTAAACCCATCGGTTGCATGATAACCGAATCCTGGAGTCTTTACCTCATGGAGCATTGCATGATACACACCCATTTGAAAAGAAAGTTCCTCATCAATATCTTCTGTACAAGGCATACCTTCAATCGCCGAAAGGAGCAAAGCTCCAGTTGTATTTTCATCTCCATACCAAATGTCCAATACCTTAGGAACAGGAATTACTCCCTTCAATGTTTCAAGTACCTGAAATTCACGAAATAGTTTATCTTTGTTAAATGGAATTTTTACATAAACGTTTTCTCCGCTAAAAAGAGTAAGTTTGTATACATCTGAACTAAATGACTCTGGAACATCCTCTATACTCGAGACGTTCAACTTTAGCTTTTCTATAACGTCAAGAATGGAACTCATGTTGTACCTCCTGTTTTAGATAGCAAGTGATAATTCGATTCGTTTCTCCGAAAACCGAATCAAACCCAAAATCATGCATATATCATATTCTTGACCTAGTACCAAGCCCTTTTTTCAAGGGGTTATTTTCATTTTTAGGAGGAATGCAAGGATGAGGTTAATCAAGTCATAGCAGGACCTTGTCGTTCTACGTCGTTCTTCTCGTTGGCTAACGCTCACGACGATGAGGTAAAACAATGGCTGAAAGAGCAGGTAGAAAAATGCTGACGGCTCCGACCTCTTTCACGGCGGAGACGTAGCCAGCGCCGTCCGCTGGGTGAACGAACTAGGCGAGCCTTTCCATTGTCAGTTAAACTGGCCCCTTAGTCAAGGACACTTTTAAAGAGCTAGCCGCAATCGAACGTAAGCTGAAATGCTGGATATTCAGAAGCAAAGGTACTGGAATTTGACGAGACGCTACGACAGTGTCTGGTCGTCGCTGCCCCCCACCGACAAGGTGGACGGGGCTTTTTCTTTGTAACAAACACAAGTATCCCTCTCCCTTCACGATCGTAATCTAGAACAGCTCGAAACCTACACACATATACAAACTCATTCCCCGCAAGGAATTCCACAAAAAAAAACTTGCCCTTATTTATGGTACGGTTCAGCTTAACGGGGGCATCGGCGAAAAATTCGCCGCGACGCCTAACCGCTAACCTTCTTCTTAATAAGCATTCGGGTAGAGTTGGAATGAAGTATAGATTTTCGGGAAGCAGACAGGGTTTTCTGATTTGAATCTTTTACTTGTAGGTGGTCGATTCGAAGTCACAATTATTTTATAATCATTATGTAGAACAATTATATTAGGGTGAAAAATTTATGAAGAGTCAATTAAGAAATATTACCATTGATAGCCAGGCATTTGTTTATTGGTATTCGGGTGGGAAAAGTTTCACATTAAATATTTCTCCAAAGGAAAACAAAAATATCAAAATCACACTTATTTTCGAATCCAATCCACCAGATGAAGATCCTCTTACATTCTGGGCTTTTTACAATATTACAACACAAAAAAATGATTTAGAAACAACAATACACCTAGGCAAGCCAAAACATATAGCTGAGATTATTTCATATCTAATGAAACAAAGAAAAGAATTATTTACAGAAGGACAGCCTCATATTTTAAATAATGCATGGGATTTATTAATGGAAATGGGATATTCAAATTTTAATCCGGTTTGGGTTGGCGAATGGTAGTACATCGTCAGGAACGATGGATTTTTAGGGACGTCTGCATAAGTATCCCACGTTCCTTCAATATGTCTTGTTATCCTTACTAACACAGTCCATGTATCCCCATAAAATGTCTTATCCTTGATTTCGCCATAGTTTACAACTATATCACGCATCCATTCGCTTACTGGAAATTGGCTGGGATCTTTTTCCCATTTAATAAAGGCTTTTATAAACCTTCTGTTGTCCACGGCAATCCCCCCTGTTTAGAGAAAGGTATAAGTTGCTTAATCACTTACTTCGCCTTCAGGATTTTTTCATCGCCTATCAATCCAAAGTGGTTTTTCAATTTTTCTAAGCCACTCAGGTTTATAGACACTCTATCATTAACAAGGTCACTGTAAACCTCGAAAATAATCCCGGCGAAAGAAGCGTTAAAGACATTGAACTGTTCTTTGACGCTTCAATTAACGACGACTTTATGCTTACTTATGATACGGTTCACCGCGATGGCTAAAGGGCAAGTTTTTTTAAAATTTTTGATTGCATTCATAATATAAGTTGAATCAAAGTTCTTAGCAAACCTTGGCAAGGAAACCAAACCATTTGTCGAATTCAAAAAGAATTCCGGTTGTTGACGAAGACAAGGATACCTTGAAGCAGTGCTTTTTTCATTATCAAGTAAAGACGTGCCTAATTTGATTGTGGCTGCGCATATATAATGAAAAACATGCCTGATCCGGCATTTCTCCGGTGGTGAGCGGCGTTGCCATGAGAAGAGTGGTTTCTTTGTATTGTATTTCAAAAATATGCTTTTATTGAATCATTGAGCCGTCTCTTCATTTCATTGCGCACATGCTCAGGTTCAATGCATTGGCATTTATCTCCGAAGCTCATTAGGATTCCGTAACCATAATCATCTTCAATAAAATCAAAATATGCATAGAATTTGCCATTACCAAGGGGAGTAATGTTCTCTTCTCCGCAATAATCCAACATCCGGTCGAGGATAGAATGGTCAAGCTGCAATTTTATTTTTTGCATTTTCCTGGACATGGTATCTGTAAACTCTGAAAAAGCCGGGGGAATCACACGCATGGTAAAACGGTCTTCTGTTCTCTCCAGTTCAGATATGCGGGATAGCTTAAATACCCGAAATTGCTGCCGGTTCAAACAATACCCCTGCACGTACCAATGATTTTCTTTCAATAATAGACGATGAGGTTCCAGGGTCCGCATGACCTTGTCTCCTTTAGCGCTTAGATACATAAAAGACAGTATGCTGCAATGCTCCAAGGCTGTTCGAATCACTTCAACTTTGGTCTGCAGATCATTGCTGCCCAGCCAAGCGGATAAGTCAAAAGAGATTTGGTTGGCTTTCAGCGTAATTTCATGCTGTTTATCCTCCGGGATAAAGCTTTTTACTTTGGCCAGGGTAGCAGTGGTTTCCTCACCGGATAATGTATTGGATATAAAGCCAAGCCCCATCAGCATAGCGGTAATGTCCTTGACGGTAAAAAAACCTTTTTCTATCTTATACTCATTCATGATCCCAATTCCCCCACCTACACCGGAGCTGGTCACAATCGGGATACCTGCTTGATTAATTGTTTCAATGTCACGATAAATGGTTCTCAGAGAAACCTCGAACAGCTCAGCCAACTCTTTCCCGCTCATCTTTTCTCTTTGCAAGAGCAGCATAATGATGGCGATCATTCGTTCCAGCTTCATAATCATCCCCCTGAAATTTATGTGCTATGACTGACATAAAAGCTGTCAGCGATACATTGCTATACTAAGTTTATCAAATGCTAAGGAGGAAATATAAGTGGATTATAAGAACGAATTTTACCACACATTAGACAAGACCAACGAAATTGCTCTGGCAACTTCAGTAGCAGGCATACCCAATGTTAGGATTGTCAACTTCTGCTACGATGCTAGCAAGCCTGGAATCCTGTATTTTGCGACAGATAGGGAGAATCAGAAGGTGGCTGAGTTTGCGCAAAATAACAATGTTGCCTTCACAACCGTCCCCTCTGACGGTTCTTCCGTGCCGCATGCGCGCTCCAATCATGCAGTTGTACATAAGAGCCGGTATACCATAGAAGAGATCAAGGACCTGTTTCTCCAAAAAATTCCCGGATATGATGAGACGCTCGCAGCCATTGGCGACACATTGGATGTTTTTGAAATTCACATCAAGGATGTTTTTGTCATCGTGGATTATGAGACTGCCGGACCGGTTTCTTTTGAGGTATAGCACTACCAGAAATTCAGCATTCGACTTTTGTTATCGCAGTGTATACGGACTCAAGATAATACTCTGTTGCCTCGGAAACATCGGGACCACCAGCCTTTGATTGGATGATCTGATTATACCGAAAAAAAAGAAACAGCCTCCTCTAAAAAATAGGAAGCTGATTGCCGTTACTTATGGTACGGTTCTCCGTGCTGTCTGTAACGGCAAGTTTTTATGCTGTAGCTATTGTTGCAAACGAATCACCGTTATATAATGTAAGAAACATTTGAAGGGCACTGCTTCCCTAGCCACGCTAGTGACAACCCCGCTACTTATAGCGGGGTTGTTTTATTTTAAAGAAAGGCGGAGGTAAACATGACTGAACCAATAGAAACAAGAGCCATCTTCACGAAAGAAGATCTAATCCACACATTTAAAAACTGCGGATTAACAGAAGGTCAACACATCTTCGTACATACTTCGCTCAGCAAACTTGGTTTTGTTGTAGGCGGACCCGAAACCTTAATCAGGTCCCTTCTTGAAGTTGTCGGTGAAGAAGGGACCTTGATGATGCCGTCCCAGACATGGAAGAATCTTGATCCTTCAACGGGAGTCCACTGGGAAGCACCTATGGAATGGTGGCCGATAATTCGCGAAAACTGGCCTGCCTATGATAAAGAAATAACCCCTGCGATCGGTATGGGTGTCGTGGCTGAAATGTTCCGCAAGTGGCCGGGGGCCAAAAGGTCGGATCACCCAGCACGATCAATTGCCGCATTAGGCAAACATGCGGAATATCTAACTAAGAACCATGATTTATGCAACATTTTCGGCAAGAACTCCCCATTAGATAAATTATATCATCTAAATGGTTATGTACTCTTAATAGGCGTCGGCTATGATAAAAATACGTCGCTGCACCTGGCTGAAACTATAGCAACTTTCCCTGGCAAGAAGTTTGTCCATGAAAGTAGTGCAATTATGGAGGAGGGAACTCGAAAATGGGTGACTTACGAAACCCAGGCTGTCGACGACGGAGATTTTGTCCGTTTGGGGGACGAATATGATAAAGAAATGAATATCAAGATTCATAGAGTCGGAAACGCCGAAGTCCGATTTCTGGAGCAACGGCCGCTGGTAGATTGGGCTGCTGCATGGATGGAAAGAAACAGGGTGTAGATACTTTAACGACAACAAGTTGCAACCCCCCTATAACTTGTTCCCTGCCTCGCCTGAATTACTTGCTGCTACTTATGATACGGTTCACCGTATCACTCGTACAGCGAAATTAATGGGCGCCCGATCAGGCGCCCTAATTATTTTCATTTTTACTTTAATCGCTCAATTACGAAAGCCAGTTTTCAGAAATATCTTAAGCTGAAGGGCACCCAGTTAGGTGCCCTTTTTGGAATGAGGTTCCGTACGGTGATCTGTGAGAATGATCTATTCTGTAATCAAACTATAAGCTGTTATTCCCTTGATCCTACGCGACACTAACATCGATACGAGACAGGCAATTACAATAAGACCGATACAAAGCACAATGACAAGAGGAATATTCACAATGAATTGCACGTTGTATATCCCAGCGCCTGATAGCAGCAGTGTAAGTACAGGGTTGGTACACAGGCTGCCTAGCACCCCCCCGATCAATACACCCGCGATCACAACTGGAACAAAGCTCAGTGCAATTTGGGTCATAATCTGAAGAGTGGTGTACCCTGTAGCTTTTAATATCCCAAATTCCCTCTTGCGCTTGAGAATCATCGTTTTGATGACGAGGTATAGGATCAGAGCGACGACTAGCACGGTTATCGTAAGAATGATCACCATAACGGATAACACGGCTGAGATATAAACACTGCTTTGGCTAGCTAACATCTCATCTACATCCGTTATATCCTTTATCAAATTTCCATACGTTGCTTTGAAGTCTCGGATAAAGTCGGCATTATCTACATCCTTTAGATAAACATGTATGATTGTACCTTTATAGTCGGGGATTAGTTGCTGTACACCAGGTAAAGTTAAAGATGTAATCTTCCCCATATAGTTTAAAGACTGGTTTAGCCCGGTAATTAAGAAAAGACGGGATACATCGTCCATTTCCACCTTAACTGTATCGCCGATATTTTTATGAAACAGCTTTGCCATCGCCCCTGAAATTGCAATTTCGTTGTCGTATTGCGGATATCGACCTTTATAGACCGCATTATTATTGAGCTTACTGTAATCATCCGATATATTCATATACGAGCTTTGTCCATCAATTGTCGCTGTAATAACATCCAGTAAAGCAATCTTGGACACACCATCTATTTGTTCAATATCCGCGAGCAATTTGTCGCTATCGACGTCGTGATTAGACTGAATAACTACATTAGACGTCTCCGAACCAACTAGATGAATAAATGCAGTTTTATTTACTGCAACGTTGTAATATAGCACGATGGAGAAGATGGATGCAAAGGTGATTGCTGCAATGATAATGGCAATCATGATGTTCTGCTTATTATTCGTGATCATCGTTTTGCAAGCGAGCACGAAATGGAGTCCACCCTTGGCCTTCTCTAACGGGAAAAGATTCTTTTTAAAACTGTGAGTCATGATACCTCCCCTCAGCGCTGCAACGGGATGAAGTTTTCTGATGCGTGAGGAGGAGAGCAATGCCACCATCAGCACCAAAACAACAACAACCAGGATACTAACAAGATTAATCGCTATGTCGAAGCTCTGGGACCACAGCAGTCCGGCTAAAGAGGAAATAATTCCGCCGAACACGGGCATTACGATATAAGAGATTAAGACTCCTATGACACCAGCAGAAAGCGCGATCAGCATAAACTGTAATACCATGGATGCGATGATCTGCCAGCTGGTATAGCCAACCGCTTTAAGGACGCCGATATTCACCATGCCATCGTCGATACTGTTGGTCACACGGAACTTGATGACGATCAAGGACACAAGTACAATCACTGCCGCAAACGCAACCAGAATCATGGCGACAATATTGACCGTCATCGTGTTGACACTTTTCATCATCGCGATGTCAGCCCCCCAATGCGGATTCGAAAATTGTTTATTGTAGTCGTTAAGCAGCTCAGCCGATTGTGTACTGTCCGTAAGGCTCGCGGACATAAGGATGCCGTCCGCAGTCTTACCCAGCTTATCGGACAACTGATGATAGGCTGCATCTGGTAAAAGGAATTTCATCATGCCAGTATTGTTCGTACCCATCATGGTTGCCTCAAAAAATCCAGCGATTCGATAGCTGTAGTCCTTATCCTGGTAGTTGATTGTGAAATTGTCACCCAGCTGGTAGCCACCGCTTGTTTTAAAGCTGTAAGGAACATATATATCTTGGTTATTGATCGAATCCAGCTTTTCAATTAGCTTCATTGGTGAAAACTTTCGGCTTGCATCCACATTGAGTATCGCGGCGCCAAGAGACAAATCGCTATCACCATATCGGAACTTGGCCGTGTTCATTAGAATGATTTGTTTCGTTTCTGTTTCTCTCACGCCAGAATAGTTCCTAAGGAAATCTCCATAGTGTTGTTTATATTCAGAGCTGTTCATAATAATGCTCACATGCGCATCATGCAGTTCTTCAACCTTATCATCATAAAAGGTATTCATTTTGGAAATAACCGTCATTCCTACGTTGAGCAGTAGCGCGGCAACGAATATTAAAATAAACAGAGAGATCGCCGCACCTCTGCCTTTTTTGATGTTGGCCAAGGCAAGATTAACGATTTTCATCTTACCACCCCATTTCAGCAAGAAATGCGTTTAACTTTTCATACCGTTCACGGTTGTGATCCACATGGTAGGCACCTAGCTTTAGGTCTCCGTAAATAACGCCATCACGCAGATAGAGCACTCTGTTTCCCCGCAAAGCGGTTTTGATGTCATGTGTAACCATCACAATACTCTGTCCATTGTGGTTAACTTCGGTCATCACATCTAGCACGCTATCACTTGCAGCGGAGTTGAGTGCACCGGTTGGCTCGTCAGCGAAAACAATGTTCGGACTATTGATCAATGCGCGTACGATGCCTGCCCGCTGTGCTTCACCACCTGAAAGCTGGGAGGGGAATTTCCCCCATGAAGCTTCGTATAATCCAACTTGTGCAAGCAACTGTTTTGCTTTTGACACGATAGCGAGCTTGTTTTTACTCACCAACAAGCCACTTGCCAGCACATTATCTAATACACTCATGTTGTCCAATAAATAGATCTGTTGGAAAACAAACCCGCAATTATATCTTCTAAAAACCGCAAGCTGATCATTATTCAGCTTGGAGATGTTCTGCTTCTCAAAGTTGATTTCACCCAAGGTAGGTTTATCCATACCAGATAGCGCATAGAGCAGGGTGGATTTCCCCGAACCTGAGCTGCCCATAATAACCGTAAAGTCCCCCTCCATAAGACTGATATCTAGATTTTTCAGTACATGCTGCTGGATTCCACCGCTTGAAAAAGATTTACATAATTTTTCCGTTCTTAATATCACGTTTTGCATGAATTAGCCACCCTTTATTAACGTATTTGAAGTTTCATCTATTCGGCTCTAATACAAATAAGACTGTAAAGTAGATTACAGTCTTATCATACAAGGACAATTCTTATTTAATCTTTGTTCAATCCTTAACTGTTTCTTAATTCGCTTAGGCGAGCTTAATTTTAAGTGTAACGGTAAATCCGTCCTCACGGTTATAACATTCAATATCACCCTGCATTTTTTGCATGAGATACTTAGAAATGTACAGGCCTAGCCCTGAACCGCTTTGTCCCTCGGCGTTATTTCCTCTATAAAATTTGTTGAACAAGAGAGGTAATTCATCGCTAGTGATGCCGTTTCCATAGTCATTGATGTAAAGCTCTAAATGAGTATGGCTTACAAGTGAAGTAATCTTGACTGAGGTGCCCGCATATTTATATGCATTACTTATAATATTATCAAATACTTGCTGCAGACGCATGACATCCGTTAAGAGGATACAATCCGGTATTGGCTCACAGCTAATTTGATCATCGTAATTTACATTTGAAATCATACCGTTAAGGACACTGCTGTATGCCTCACTAACCGTAACCTTTAACTCTTTCAATTCTTCTAAAGTTGCATGGAACATATCGGTCACGAGTAGATGA
The window above is part of the Paenibacillus lutimineralis genome. Proteins encoded here:
- a CDS encoding ABC transporter permease translates to MKIVNLALANIKKGRGAAISLFILIFVAALLLNVGMTVISKMNTFYDDKVEELHDAHVSIIMNSSEYKQHYGDFLRNYSGVRETETKQIILMNTAKFRYGDSDLSLGAAILNVDASRKFSPMKLIEKLDSINNQDIYVPYSFKTSGGYQLGDNFTINYQDKDYSYRIAGFFEATMMGTNNTGMMKFLLPDAAYHQLSDKLGKTADGILMSASLTDSTQSAELLNDYNKQFSNPHWGADIAMMKSVNTMTVNIVAMILVAFAAVIVLVSLIVIKFRVTNSIDDGMVNIGVLKAVGYTSWQIIASMVLQFMLIALSAGVIGVLISYIVMPVFGGIISSLAGLLWSQSFDIAINLVSILVVVVLVLMVALLSSSRIRKLHPVAALRGGIMTHSFKKNLFPLEKAKGGLHFVLACKTMITNNKQNIMIAIIIAAITFASIFSIVLYYNVAVNKTAFIHLVGSETSNVVIQSNHDVDSDKLLADIEQIDGVSKIALLDVITATIDGQSSYMNISDDYSKLNNNAVYKGRYPQYDNEIAISGAMAKLFHKNIGDTVKVEMDDVSRLFLITGLNQSLNYMGKITSLTLPGVQQLIPDYKGTIIHVYLKDVDNADFIRDFKATYGNLIKDITDVDEMLASQSSVYISAVLSVMVIILTITVLVVALILYLVIKTMILKRKREFGILKATGYTTLQIMTQIALSFVPVVIAGVLIGGVLGSLCTNPVLTLLLSGAGIYNVQFIVNIPLVIVLCIGLIVIACLVSMLVSRRIKGITAYSLITE
- a CDS encoding aminoglycoside N(3)-acetyltransferase, which codes for MTEPIETRAIFTKEDLIHTFKNCGLTEGQHIFVHTSLSKLGFVVGGPETLIRSLLEVVGEEGTLMMPSQTWKNLDPSTGVHWEAPMEWWPIIRENWPAYDKEITPAIGMGVVAEMFRKWPGAKRSDHPARSIAALGKHAEYLTKNHDLCNIFGKNSPLDKLYHLNGYVLLIGVGYDKNTSLHLAETIATFPGKKFVHESSAIMEEGTRKWVTYETQAVDDGDFVRLGDEYDKEMNIKIHRVGNAEVRFLEQRPLVDWAAAWMERNRV
- a CDS encoding phosphotransferase family protein produces the protein MSSILDVIEKLKLNVSSIEDVPESFSSDVYKLTLFSGENVYVKIPFNKDKLFREFQVLETLKGVIPVPKVLDIWYGDENTTGALLLSAIEGMPCTEDIDEELSFQMGVYHAMLHEVKTPGFGYHATDGFKLFDQSNWRLHIKSNFEKWREPCKEILDPELYERCIHHFDGVFFALPNPDGPCIVHMDFRPGNILVNGNKVTGIIDFESARGGSSEIDFTKVNRYIWEVNPRTKVPYIEGYQTIRPMLALDTVLPFYDFYDAFSAVVWCKKRGIEKNQRFLQESIHTLRKTVGY
- a CDS encoding helix-turn-helix transcriptional regulator; this encodes MKLERMIAIIMLLLQREKMSGKELAELFEVSLRTIYRDIETINQAGIPIVTSSGVGGGIGIMNEYKIEKGFFTVKDITAMLMGLGFISNTLSGEETTATLAKVKSFIPEDKQHEITLKANQISFDLSAWLGSNDLQTKVEVIRTALEHCSILSFMYLSAKGDKVMRTLEPHRLLLKENHWYVQGYCLNRQQFRVFKLSRISELERTEDRFTMRVIPPAFSEFTDTMSRKMQKIKLQLDHSILDRMLDYCGEENITPLGNGKFYAYFDFIEDDYGYGILMSFGDKCQCIEPEHVRNEMKRRLNDSIKAYF
- a CDS encoding ABC transporter ATP-binding protein; amino-acid sequence: MQNVILRTEKLCKSFSSGGIQQHVLKNLDISLMEGDFTVIMGSSGSGKSTLLYALSGMDKPTLGEINFEKQNISKLNNDQLAVFRRYNCGFVFQQIYLLDNMSVLDNVLASGLLVSKNKLAIVSKAKQLLAQVGLYEASWGKFPSQLSGGEAQRAGIVRALINSPNIVFADEPTGALNSAASDSVLDVMTEVNHNGQSIVMVTHDIKTALRGNRVLYLRDGVIYGDLKLGAYHVDHNRERYEKLNAFLAEMGW
- a CDS encoding pyridoxamine 5'-phosphate oxidase family protein; translation: MDYKNEFYHTLDKTNEIALATSVAGIPNVRIVNFCYDASKPGILYFATDRENQKVAEFAQNNNVAFTTVPSDGSSVPHARSNHAVVHKSRYTIEEIKDLFLQKIPGYDETLAAIGDTLDVFEIHIKDVFVIVDYETAGPVSFEV